The Candidatus Binataceae bacterium genome segment GCGCCTGACCGACGACCCCGAAGCGCGCTACAATATGACGATGACGGCGCAGCGCAAAATGCTGGCGCGGGGCGCCTACGTCAAGTATCGCCCAGTCTACAACAAGTATGGATTTACCAAGGGTAGGCTCGACTCCGACCGCGACGAAAGCGCCGCTTCATGGAACGTCGGCATGAACCCGGTACTGTTTCCATACTTGCTGGCGTTCGGCCCCGAGGCCGGAATTCGACGCACCTATCAGTTCGGAGTTCCAGTCGACGATACCCACACCTGGCATGTCCAATATTTCTGCTATGTGGTGCCTCCCGAAATTGAGGTGCCCAAGCAAGAGACCGTCCCCTACGCTTTGGTCCCACTGACCAACGACAAAGGCGAGTACCAGCTTGATTACGTCCTGGGACAGGACATGGTGGCCTGGTACGAACAGGGCGAAATTACTGATCGCACGCGCGAGCAACTGGGAGTGAGCGACGCTTGCGTGATCGCATACCGCCAATTGCTCAAAGCCCAGATCGACCTAGTAGCTGCCGGCCAAGAGCCCATGAATATCTTTCGCGAGGGCAAGGTAGACAGCCTGGAGTTGACCATTCCGGGCTACGCCAACGACGGGCGGCGAATCGACGGCGACTCGGTGCGCGGAGTTTTCGCGGGCGGCAATGTCATCAAATACCGCGATAACTATCACCGGGTTTCCAAGGGCGGCTGGCTATATATTGACGACGACGCCGACCGTTTCTGCCCCGATCGCGAGATCGTGTTGGAGCTGTTTCGCAAGGCTGAAGCTTTATGGGCCGCCGACCAGGCACAAGCCGAACCTAAGGCGACTTCGGACAAGTGAAACGCCCCCGGTCGTCGCCCGCGCGACCATATGAAGCAGCTGGGCCTGCGCCAAGTCCTTCGCGATCGCTCCGGTTCCATCGCGCCCGGCTGCGTGAGCTTGTGACGATTCGTCTCCTGTCCTGTCTCTTACTGCTGGCTGGGACGGCACACGCGGCAGCCGTGGACCACTTCGACGGACGCCAGCTCTATGCGCGCCATTGCGCGCGTTGTCACGGCTCAAGCGGGCGCGGCGACGGTCCTCAGGTCGCCGGCTCGTTTCACAAACCCCACAGCTTTGCCGACTGCACCTGGATGAATCTGATGTCCGATGCGACGCTGTTCCTGGTAATCTCGGAGGGCAGCGAGGCGGGCGGCTTTCGGACCGGAATGCCGGCCTTCGGCAATAAGCTAAGCTATGCTCAGATCGTGAGCTTGATTCGGTACGTGCGCAGCTTCTGCCGCGCGTCCAAGTCCACGCCGGACCAGGGTGCTCAGGCCAGCGCTTCGTGGAACGCCATGAGCGCGCGATAAAAAGCTTCAGGTTGCTCGCGAAACAGCAGATGTCCGGCCCGATTAACGAGCGTAAAGCGGGTCGCGGGCTGGCCGGCGGCAAGCACTTCATAAAGGGCAAAACCGCGCTCAGGCGGGGTTAATGGATCATTGGCGGCCCAGATGACCTGGGCCGGCACAGGAAAGCCCTCGCCTCGGCACAATTCGTAAAGACGCGACTTGGTAGCTCGCACGCTGGGCAGATAGGAGCGCTCATAACCATCCTCGCCCATGATGGCGGCCGCATGGCGATAGACCTGGCTGTCCGCGGCGGTGACGCAACTCTCCAGCAGCGCGCGATCAATATGATGGTGAGAATAGGAAATGCGCTCCAACGCCCAAGCTTGCGAGAGCGCGCTGGCGCGCGGCCACGGCAGTCCCGCCAGCGTCAAATTACCCACGCTATCGCCAGTGGGCGCTGCCAGGGGACTTGCGGCGAGGCTCACCGACGCCAGCAGGCGCGGGTGATTAAGCCCCAGCCACAAAGCCACCAGCGCGCCGTGGTCGTGGCCGACGACGTCGAAGCGGGCCGGCCCCAGTGCCTCCATCAAGGCCGCCACCTGTCCGCCAATAAGATCAAGACTGGGCGCGCCCTCGGCCAGGGTAAAACCGCCGTGACCGGGCAGATCGACCACAAACAGGCTTTGCCCCGCAAGCCAGCGCTCCAAGTCCGGTGCCCACATATGCGGCCCACCGCAATAAGGCGCCACCCCCGCCATCCCGCCCTGCAATAAAAGCACCGCTCGCTCGCGCGCCGGGCCAGCGCTTAGCACCCTCACCTGGCGCCCTTGCACCGCAACGCTGCGTTCCTGCAACGCGCTCATGACAGGACCTCCGGTGCGGCACAGGAAGCCACAAAGCGGGCCAGCAGGGCGTTGAACTGGGCCGGATGCTCACGGAAGGGAAAATGGCCGGACTGATTGATGATATGTAATTCGGTGCGCCGTTGATGGGCGGCGATCATGCGAAACAGCTCGAAACCTCCAGCCACGGGAGCCGTCCGATCGTTATAGCCCCACACGATCAGGGTGGGACGCTGCAGACGGCCGTCATTGATCCACAACAGGGTGTCGCGCTTTTGCAGCGCCAACTGCGGATAGAACAGGCGGGTGGCGAGTTGCTCCTGCCACATCTTGCGCACGCTCTCGCGATACTTGGGCTGCGACATGACTGCGAAGACGGTCTCGATCCAGGCGTCGGTGACAATGGCGGGATTAAAGGAGTAATGCTCATAAATCCAGCGCGCGCTCTCCCGCGTCAGGGGTGGAGCGGGGGGACGAGCCAAGGTTGGTTCGTTGGTGCTGACCGTGGGCATCAGGGTGCCGCTGTTAATTACGGTCAGCGAGCGCACCAGCGCGGGATATTCCAGCGCGATGCGGGCGGCGGTGAAGCCGCCGCGTGAATGGCCAACCAGATGGACCGGGGGTAAGCTCAGCGCCTTGATAAAGGCGACCGCGTGCCGCACCACCGCGGCCATCGTGTAATCCTCGTCGCGCAGGGGGTTGTCGGTGAAGCCCTGCCCCAGCTTGTCGAATGCGATGGTGCGAAAGCGCGCCGCCAGCGCAGGCAGCGTTTGATCCCAGGTTTGGGCGCTGGACGCGGAATCCTGCGCGCCAAAATTGCCGCCGTAGATAAAAACCACCACCTCGCCCGCGCCACTATCGTAATAGCGCGTGCCCACCCCCTCGACTTCGATCATCTTAGGCTCGGGCATCACCCCGGCCATCGGGACTGCGTTCTCCATCGTTATCTAATCCCGCTCCCACTTGGCTGGCGCCGCCGCTTCACTCGTTGATTAAGCCAGCGCGGCGCAGCGTCCATTGTGCCAAGTCCAGCCTGCGTGCGAACCAAACCCCCTGATGCTCTTTGGCATAGGCTAGACATTTGCGCAAAGTCGGAATCAGCGTCGGTCGGCCGCCGATATGGCAATGGATGGTGATTTCGGTCCAGCGCGGAGCGCCCGCGCAGCCCTCGGCATAGAGCTGATCGAAGGTGTCCTTGAAACCCTCCCAGATAATGCTGGGTGGATTGCGCGGCGCCAGCCACACCGTCAAATCGTTATGATGGGTATTGGTGCGGGGCAAAATAACCAACGGCCCATGCTTGGTTGATTGAATGAAGGGCAAATCGTCGCTGGCGTCGTCGCCCGACCACAGGTAACCCTCGCCGGCCAGAATATCCAGGGTGTTTTTGGACAGCGTGGAGCCCGGACTGGTCCAGCCCAGCGGCCGCACGCCGGCCGCGGCGCTCAACACCTTGGTGCAGCGTTGGATCTCGGCCAACTCCATCTCGGGATGCTCATCGCCGGCCAGCTTATCGTTGACCCAGCCATGGCCCGCGATCTCGTGCCCGGCGCGGGCCGCCGCCGCCGGTACCTCGGGATGCCGCTGGGCGGCCAGGCCGCTGGTGGTCAGATGGGCCTTAAGGCCAAATTCATCCAACAGCGCAAACAGCCGCCAAGCCCCGCTCTTCCAACCGTAGTCGGCGTAGGAGAGCGAGAAATGGTTGGTTTTCCCGGCTGGAACCTCGGTCCGGTACTGGCTCTGAAACTCGAAGGCTTCGAAAGCCAGGCCGATCGTCAAGGCCAGCTTGGCTTCGTTGGGCCAT includes the following:
- a CDS encoding c-type cytochrome, coding for MDHFDGRQLYARHCARCHGSSGRGDGPQVAGSFHKPHSFADCTWMNLMSDATLFLVISEGSEAGGFRTGMPAFGNKLSYAQIVSLIRYVRSFCRASKSTPDQGAQASASWNAMSAR
- a CDS encoding alpha/beta fold hydrolase, producing the protein MSALQERSVAVQGRQVRVLSAGPARERAVLLLQGGMAGVAPYCGGPHMWAPDLERWLAGQSLFVVDLPGHGGFTLAEGAPSLDLIGGQVAALMEALGPARFDVVGHDHGALVALWLGLNHPRLLASVSLAASPLAAPTGDSVGNLTLAGLPWPRASALSQAWALERISYSHHHIDRALLESCVTAADSQVYRHAAAIMGEDGYERSYLPSVRATKSRLYELCRGEGFPVPAQVIWAANDPLTPPERGFALYEVLAAGQPATRFTLVNRAGHLLFREQPEAFYRALMAFHEALA
- a CDS encoding alpha/beta hydrolase encodes the protein MENAVPMAGVMPEPKMIEVEGVGTRYYDSGAGEVVVFIYGGNFGAQDSASSAQTWDQTLPALAARFRTIAFDKLGQGFTDNPLRDEDYTMAAVVRHAVAFIKALSLPPVHLVGHSRGGFTAARIALEYPALVRSLTVINSGTLMPTVSTNEPTLARPPAPPLTRESARWIYEHYSFNPAIVTDAWIETVFAVMSQPKYRESVRKMWQEQLATRLFYPQLALQKRDTLLWINDGRLQRPTLIVWGYNDRTAPVAGGFELFRMIAAHQRRTELHIINQSGHFPFREHPAQFNALLARFVASCAAPEVLS
- a CDS encoding polysaccharide deacetylase family protein; the protein is MATSMTYSRRWQWPNEAKLALTIGLAFEAFEFQSQYRTEVPAGKTNHFSLSYADYGWKSGAWRLFALLDEFGLKAHLTTSGLAAQRHPEVPAAAARAGHEIAGHGWVNDKLAGDEHPEMELAEIQRCTKVLSAAAGVRPLGWTSPGSTLSKNTLDILAGEGYLWSGDDASDDLPFIQSTKHGPLVILPRTNTHHNDLTVWLAPRNPPSIIWEGFKDTFDQLYAEGCAGAPRWTEITIHCHIGGRPTLIPTLRKCLAYAKEHQGVWFARRLDLAQWTLRRAGLINE